Within the Terriglobales bacterium genome, the region TCGGCCAGCGCGCGGTCCATCACGTAGCCGAACAGCTGCGGGTTCAGGTCGTCGAGGTTCGCCTCGAGCACCGAGATCTCCTCCTGCCCGCCGGCCGCGGGGGCGCGCAGCTTCGTGGCGTCGACCGCCTCGCCGATGGTGATGCGCAGCACGTTGGGATGATTGGGGAAACTGCGCGAGCCGGCGCCGTAGCCGGTCTTCTCGACCTTGAGCGGCGGGAGCGGCGCGCACTGTCCCGCCAGGATGCGCGCGATGGCCGCGCCGGTCGGCGTCACCAGTTCGGCGTCGATGCCGGAAGAGTAGATGGCGGCGCCCGAAAGCAGCTCCACCGTCGCCGGCGCGGGGACGGGGAAGGTCCCGTGCTGGCACTCGACCGTGCCCGAGCCCACGTTGAGCGGCGAGCAGATCCACTCGTCCACCCCCAGCGCCTCGGCGCCGACCGCCGCGCACACGATGTCCACGATGGCGTCGACCGCCCCGACCTCGTGGAAGTGCACCTTCTCGGGATCGCTGTTGTGCACCTTCGCCTCCGCCTCGGCCAGCGCCTGGAAGATCTCGGTGGCGGTCTCCTTCGCGCCCGAGGAGAGCTTCGACTGCGCGATGAGCTGCTTGATCTCGGCGAGATGCCGGCCGTGCCCGTGCTTGCGTCCCGCCTGCGCTTCCTTGGCCCGCCGCATGCTCTCCGGGATGGGCGCGACCCGCGGGAAGTTGTGCTTCAGCAGCCCGACCTCATTCTCTTTCGCATGCGCGTGCCCGGTCACGCGCTCGTGCGCGTGCTGGTGGGAATGTCCGTGCTTGCGGTCGCCGTGGTCGTGCTCCACGCGCGGCTCGTCCTTCTCGCCGTCGACGACCACGTCCACCTTGGTCGCGGTGATGCCGCTGCGGTCCACCTTGCTGATCTCGAGCTCCGCGCCGATCTCGAGCGCCGCCACGGTCTGCTTCAGCAGCTCAGCCGAGACGCCGGCGTCGACCAGGGCGCCCAGGAACATGTCGCCCGAGATTCCGGAGAAGCAGTCGAGATAGGCGATGCGCATGGGTTTTCGGATGGCTTGAGCAGGATCGCGGCAGCCGACGACCGAGGGCCGACGACCGACGACTGCTCAAACTTCTGATGATAGGTGGGCGTGCGAACAGCGTCAAACCGGGCCGCTGAAACGCGTTTGCTATAATCGCCTTTTTCTACAGCAACTTACGGAGAGGCCTGAAGCTTGTATCGCATGCTCCAGCGGCGGCTTGCCGAACGTGTGCGCGCCTTCCTGCGCGCGCACTACGGCATCGAGAACGCCAACGTCGTCCTCGAGCAGCCGCCCAAGGTGGAGCTCGGCGAGTACGCGCTGCCCGTGGCCTTCGAGCTCGCCAAGCAGCTTCGCAAGGCGCCGCGCAAGATCGCCGACGAGATCGTCAGCGGGCTGGGCGACGTCCCCGGCTTCCATAAGTTCGAAGTCGCCGGCGCCGGCTACATCAACGCGCGCGTGAACCGCGGCGAGATGGCCGCCGCGCTCGCCGCCGACCACCGCGAGACCGCCGAGCTCGACCGCGAGAAGATCCTGGTCGAGCACACCTCCATCAATCCCAATAAGGCCGCGCACATCGGCCACCTGCGCAACGCCATCCTGGGCGACACCTTCGTGCGCCTGCTGCGCGCCGACGGCCGCCAGGTCGACGTCCAGAACTACATCGACAACACCGGCGTCCAGGTCGCCGACGTCGTCGTCGG harbors:
- the larC gene encoding nickel pincer cofactor biosynthesis protein LarC; protein product: MRIAYLDCFSGISGDMFLGALVDAGVSAELLKQTVAALEIGAELEISKVDRSGITATKVDVVVDGEKDEPRVEHDHGDRKHGHSHQHAHERVTGHAHAKENEVGLLKHNFPRVAPIPESMRRAKEAQAGRKHGHGRHLAEIKQLIAQSKLSSGAKETATEIFQALAEAEAKVHNSDPEKVHFHEVGAVDAIVDIVCAAVGAEALGVDEWICSPLNVGSGTVECQHGTFPVPAPATVELLSGAAIYSSGIDAELVTPTGAAIARILAGQCAPLPPLKVEKTGYGAGSRSFPNHPNVLRITIGEAVDATKLRAPAAGGQEEISVLEANLDDLNPQLFGYVMDRALAEGALDVFATPVQMKKNRPGMLLTVLCKPADSEKLTRLIFSETTTLGVRMREEKRAALARRTVEVKTPWGSVRMKVANLNGTVANYAPEYEDCRRIAEQNGLPLKRVMQEAMSAYAGLSDKTSTSSPKVKAAKKK